The Borrelia duttonii Ly genomic sequence CTAACATACTTACCAGCATTTAAAAAAGTGGGAGTTGCAGGCTGATATCGCTGCTTTATCATATCTAAAGCAAGTCTCAATGCAAAATCAAAACATCCATCAGCAAGAAACAAACTAACTGCAATAATTCTATCTTCATAAGACTCAAAATAAGTATCTTTTACTTTAAGTGCATAATCCTTATAAAATTTTGAAGCACTCATATAAGACTTAAATTTAAATTCCTCTCCCTCAACAGCTTTATATATTTCAAGTATTTGATCTTCAGAATATTTTTGATAAAAATCTTCATATAAATTGTTATCAATCAAATAATGCATTCTTTCATTTGGATTTTCAAATTTTAAAGATTTACTTTTAATTTCTTCCAAAAAAACACTCAAAGCCTCAAGATCTTTCTCTAACCTATAAAACCCGTCTCTTAAAACCATCATCTCATTATTTAACTCTAAGTGTCTCATCACTAATCCTTTCCATAAAATTCTTAACATCATGTGATGTTCCAGATAACTCAAATTTCAATATTTCAGGAACACCATATTTATCTTTTATTAAATTAACAGCATTGCAAAATGAATCACCCCAATTTTTATTTCCACTACCAGCAACACCAATCATCAATTTAAAATTATGCTCTAAAAATTTATCAACTTCAGATGGCACTTTTCCAAATGCAATAGTATAAGTAAGCAAAACATAAGGTTCCTCAACAATCTCATCACCTGTAACAATACGAAAAATATTACCAAGTCCTGTCTTTGAGATAAAACGCCCTATGTTCCCTGTTTTTGAAGCATAAACCACTAAAATATACTCACCTCTTTGTAAAGATTACAATATTGATAAAAAAATAATTCATAAATATTATAACCAAATTAACTATAAATTAAGTTTTTCTTTTAACCTATCTAAACTTTTTTGTGATAAATTAAGTTTTGTTAAATCTAATGCCTTTCTAATCTCACATACCTCTTCACTTGAAAGCATTACACCTTCTAAAATATGCTTTTTAAAACTACTAGTTGCTAATGGTACCACCAAATTAACAATATCCAATAAAACATTAGAATATTCTCTTATCTCTTTTTGTGCATGACCTGATGATCTTAGTTTAATGAAACGAAATAAATTATTAAGATCAATCTGCCAATACCATTCGGTATATAAACTTAAAGGCAAAGTTATTCTTGCAAGCTCCCTGGAGACATCTTTTTTAATCATATCATCATAAATTTTATAAGCATTTTTATAACTCTCATCAAGACCATCTAAAAAAGATATAGCAACATCAATGTCAATCTCCTCATCCGATCTACCCTGTTTATTTATCAAACTTTGTGTCTTAATATCTTCTCTTAAAGGCACATAAAACTCTTCTCTCATAAGACTATAACGTCCTGAGACTTCATTAATTCTTGAAGTTCTATGTCTCATCCACTGTCTTGCAACAAATATTGGAGCCTTAACATGAAAAGTAAAAACCACTTGCTCAAAAGGACTTGTATGCTCATTCCTGATTAAATAGTCAATAAGAGCAGCACTATCTCTTTTTGCTTTAGAATCTCTATAAGAAACTCTAGCAGAATTAACTATTCTCTCATCACTGCCCATATAATCAATAAGTCTCAAGAACCCTTTATCTAATACTTTATATTCTCTGTCCAATATTTCTTCTGCTGCATCTACATGATCATGCATAAAACCATCCTACTTAATTAAAAATTTTTTTCAAAAAACAAATTATCGTCTGCGTATCAAAGCCACAAAAACAAACATCAAAATATAAAAAAACTAATCAATGACTCTACAAACACCTTACGAATCACCCATCACACAATAAGTTTATCTTACCTTTAAATACCACAATACACCCCAAACACCTTAACGATTTATAAAAAACTTAATCACTACAATCAAAGTAAAAATTAATAAATAAATGTTAACACAAAACTATTCAATATTAAACAAGCTATTTTGCCCAAAAATGCATATTTAATTTATACACAATTAAGACAAGAATAAACTTGAAAATAATAACATATAAAATATAAATTAAATTTAAAAATAATAAAATTGCTATAAAAACATATTTTTATGATACAATGCAACTTTTGGGAGGATTAAAAATTGAAAAAAATAATTATTTTATTAGCTTTATTTATAATAATACTATCTATGGCATCTTGTTTTTTAGATGATCAAATAGATTACTCAAAAGTTCAACTTGATCAAGCATTAAGTAATATTATAAGTAAATACAATCATAATAAATTAAAAGATTTACAAAAAGAAAATGTTGAAGAAGAAGAAGAACAAACCACATTTGAAGTGATTGAAGGGCAAAAAGAACAATGCATGTGCATAAGCTGTTGGTTATGGTGTAGTTGCCCAAAACCTAAATGTTATATTACTTGGATGAAAATTAAAGCCAAAGAAATTGTTGACCAGGATAAAAAGGTAATAGCAGCGCTTAAAGACAAACTTAGGTATTCATATTCAGTATCGCCCATCAAATACAATAATAATTACAGCAATTACGTTATGCCTTTAATCCTATTTGAAAGTATGGACGAAAACATTGAAGTTACATCATTTAATTTAACAGACCATAAAAACCTAGACTTTAATAATAAGGGTGTTCTTGGTGGTTGGATTCAAGGAATACCAAAGGTAGAAAAATCATCTGAAGAGGGATATAAAAATGTATACCCTTATGGAATACTAAACGCAATAAGTCCAAATGGTGGGGAAGAATTGATATCTGCTTTTAAATCTCTATACAAAAACGGAAAATGGGATTTCATGAAGGCAGAAATTAAAGTAAAAGACAAGACAAACAATCAAGAATCAACACATAATATACTGCTTGATGGGAAATTATTTAATGAATTTATAAAAACAGTAATAAATAAACATAAAGGCACAACTACTGCAAATACCAAATTCCAAGTTCCCATTAACAATTAAAAATATAAAAAATTCTACAATTAATACTTAAGATTTCAGTAATTCTTATATTAATTGTAGAATTACTCAGACTTATTAAACAACCTCAAACAAAAGCAAATAACCCTAGATACACAATTCTCAACATTTTTTTAAAGTATCATTTTGATAATGACCCTTAATTTATATTTCAATTCATAATATTTAATATACTTAAACAATGAAAAAAATTTTTATTGATATAATTTATATTATACTAATTAAAAAAACCACTGTATCAAATACAAAATTTAAAAAACCAAACAATTAAAGGGGGTAAAAAGTGATAAGAATCATAATAGCATTATTAGCCATCGTATCATGCAGTGTCCAACAAAACCACAACTTAGAAAAACAACATAAACGATTTATTCAGCCTACATATAACAAATTTAAACACAAGAGAACTCCAGGAAACATAGACCCTGACAACGATATAACTAAATATCAATCAGAACAATTACAAATAGAAGAAGGAAGCTTAGATGTATGTTTACAAGTAACACCTCATTCGTGGTGGCCTTTTTCTTCAAACAATTGCAAAATTACTTGGATAAAAAACAATTTTCAAAAAATTATTGAAACAGATACACAAAAAGAATCAAAACTATTGCAAGGTAAATTGCATTACACATATATAGTAGCACCAATTAAAAGCCATGATGAATACACCAAATATGTTATGCCTTTAATATTATTTGCAAGCCTGGTTGACTACATTGAAATAATTTCATTTAAATTAAAATGTCGCCCAAATTTAAATCTGGATTTTGAAAAAGGTTCCATGCAAAATCTTAGAAATCGGGTAGCTGATCAAGTAAATAAAGCAGTTAAAGCCCAAGGTTATAAAAAAGCATATCTTTATGGAACAATAAATATGCTCTACCCAGAAGGTGGAAAAGACTTAATAAATGCATTTAAAAGTCAGTATAAAAATGGTAATTGGAGCTTTATGGAAGCAGAAATAACCATTAAAGACACACTTGATCACAAAACAACAACTCAATCAATACTTTTAGACAGCATAATGTTTAACGAATTTTTAAAATTAGTTATAAAAAAGCATCCTGACATAAAAGAGGCAAATAATCAATTTAGGGCACCTGTTGATTAATCTGATCATTCCTAATGATCAGATTTTAAATATCAACAGTTTTTAAAAACTTTAAAATGAAATATCCAAACTAATACGAATGCAAAACATCATACACCTGCCTCTTTAATGACGCAAATATCCCTGCATGATTGGCCAATTTAAGCGCCAAATAAGCCCCATTATAACCACTATCACCACAACAAGCAACTTTTAAAGTTTTTAGATATTCTTTTTCTTTTACATTAAGTTGTATTTCAAATGTATCTTTTCTAGGATTACCATCTGCAAATTCATATATAGCATCAAGTATTTCATCTCTAACTTTTAATGTCAAAACTATATCAGCAACTGCCTCTTTTACCTTATCAGCATTAAGAATAACTAAAAATTCATAAAACTCATCATCACTATAAGTACGTATATGAGACATATCGTCCAAAATAGTAGAATCTGTTAATGCACTCCTTAAAAATCTAACTGCCTGCTTTTCTTCATTTGATAAGTCAAAATCTGAAATTAACTTTTCTAACGAAACATTATCAAAATTAACACCAATATCAAAATCACTATCAATAATATCACGAAAAGCAACATCATCAGAATCATAAACTAAATCAAAATTACCAGAATACTTTTCATCCTTACAACAAAAAAATAAAACAAAAAACAAGAGCAAATTACCAAGAACTTTCATATTTTTAATATCTCCTTCTAATTGAAAAAGATATCTCATTAATATTTATTTAAACAAAAATTAATAAAATTAATTAATTAAACTTCAATATATAATGTATAAATATGTAAACTGACAATAAAAAGACTTAATTTTAGATAACTTTGACTACAAATTAAATTCAGGAAAGAAAATAATACAATATAATACCTAATTAAATACTATCTATAATACTCAAGATACACCCGCAGTACTGCCACTTGCAAGAGTAGGAGCTCCACTGGCATTTATATAAGTTATGGTTCCAGAAGAATGTGTATGGCTTTCAAACAATCTGCCATTAATATACACATTACCTTTAAGTTCAATATTACCAGCTTCAATAACCAAAGACTTAAGAGAAATTTTGGAATGTTCGCCATCACAAGTTATATTCTTTAAATTCAAAGAAGAATCCTCACTAGTAACATCAAGTTCCTTTGTATCAATTTTAAATTTCTCTACACTTATTCCCACATTTCTAAGAGTTAGAGCATTTAAAATATAAAAATAATGCTTATCAAAATAATTATTATCACTCTCATTAAAAATATTTATGCTGCTTTGAAGCAAAACCACCCTATCACCTTCTACAAGCTCAAGTTTTAAATTTGAAATATTACGACTTATAATATTTAAATCTTCATATTCTTCAATTACAACAATTCCCTCTTGTTTTTCAAAATCAAATTTCTTAACAATTCCAATCCTACAGATAAATACATTATCTTGCAAATATCTCTTAGCATCCTCAAATGCCAAACCTTCACTCAAATTTCCAAGTCTTCTTGAAATTTCATAATTGCTTTGCATAAATCCTACCTATAAAATATAAATTACAAATACTTATAAAACATTAGATTCGTCATAAAGACTTAACCTTAATACACACTTACCTACATTATTTAACTCAGCACTGGTTCTGTGAACAACAGTCTTAACAATATTTCCATACCTATCAATAAACTGAAACGGATCTCCTACCTTAATTTTATCTGTAAAGAGAAGTATAGCATCCCAAAAATTAATAGTAGATTTACCCACAAACCTAACCTCTCTTTGAGGACTAGAGAGAGGTACAAAATTTTCAAGTTTGTTATAATTTTGATTACTGCTAAATCCATTAAAATTAATAAATACAAATTTAGTATCAACTTTATAATCTAAATCCCCAATATCAACAAAAATTAATTGAACATATTTCCCAATAAGTCTTTCTATAAATTCTCTTAAAGTAGAGGCATAAAAACTCTGATATATGATACTCTCCCTATCTTGTTCACTCATATAAATAATTGCTTGCCCTGGACATGCCAAATTAATTGCATCTTTAAGAGATTTACCAGTATAATCTTTAATATCAAGTTTTTTATTGAAAAACGTATCTTGAGATAAAAGATAAACTTCATATTGAGAAATAAAATCGCCATTCTGACACTCAAAATCAACAGGAGCACCCAAATACCCAGAAATAATAAATTTATAACCTAAATCATCATCACTAGCAAATTTCTTATAATATATTCTAACAATATCTCCCTGTCCTAAAGATTTGCTAAAATTCAAAGGTACATTAAACAATCTAATTTGTGCTTTTTTCCACTGCAAAGAACCTACACAAGAATATTCATTACTAATTACAATATTAACAACAGGCACTCCATTTTTTGTTTCTACTACCAATTTAGGTCTTTGATCTCTAAATGCAACATCATCATAAAATTCTATTTTAAAGTCATACTGAAATAACAACATACAATTCCTTATCATTGCAACCAAAATTATCAATTACAACCTATAATTAATCTCCAATTAAATCAATACTTACAAAGACCTACAAAATTTAAAAATTAAATTTAACTAAAAAATTCAACATCCAAATCAATCGCCAAATTGCAATTACTCATCACCACTATCTTTACTGCCTCTCTTATAAGTCACAGGTTTCTCACCAAGTGGCCTTACAATAGGTCTTACAAAATTTGGTCTAATATCACTACCAGGTCTCCTAAGACTAGGTCTTATGCTACTTGGTCTAAGGTTGCCTCTCTTAATACTACTTGGTTTTACAACTTTTGACCCTGAAACATTTGGCCTTCCACTTGACTGTCTTGAAACAACAGATCTTGGCATTTCTTGTCTTGGAACAGATTGTTGCACACGACTTTCACGATCATAATTTGGTCTTTGACTTCTATTTGCAGAGTAATTCTCACGATCATAATTTGGTCTCTGGTCCTTATTTGCAGAATAATTTTCACGATCATAATTTGGTCTTTGTCCTCTACTTACAGGACGACTTGCACGATCATAATTTGGTCTTTGTCCTCTACTTACAGGACGACTTCCACGATCATAACCTGGCACTACCGCACCTCTTCTTTCCTGCGAAGCATCATCATATTCATTTTCCATAGAATTATTACCATATCTTTGATCATTTAATTGATGATTTACCTTCTGACCATTTGCACCCAATTTAATACCAAGTCTTTGTTTAATATAATCTTCAACAAACTCAATCTCTTTAAGTTGCAATTTAATAAATAACTTGGTATAGTCTGGATTTTTAATCCAAGTTTTATTGCTAAAAGTTAAAACTCTATGTCTATACATCCCAAATGTATCTTCCATAGGAATTTCTATCAATTGCTTAAATCTATTATCAGTTTCTGTAAAAACATCATCATCAAAATATTGACCATATTCTCTTAAAAACTCATCTTCTACTTGTAAAAAAATATTATCTCGTATCACATTTACAAGACATTTATAATAACCTTCAAGCTCTGATATTCTAGATAAAATATGCTTTGATTTAACATTTTTATTTGGATCATCAACATTTACCAAAATACCATCTACAACTTCATAACTTGCCTCATAAGCTTCCTCAATATCTCGTTCAAAATTCCAACTACCAAAATCAAAAGGTCTAACTAAAGGTGATGATGGACTTGCAACTGAATTAAGATTTGAAAATAAAATGAATAAAAATACAATATACCGAACTTTAACCATAAACATTCTCCTAAATAAATATAATTATATTATATAATTATATTTTAACCTTTATAAGTAGAAATATTAAAAGTTTTTAATATTTTAATTTGCAAACTAACATTAATCTCTTCAATAAATGCAGCATCTCTAAATTTTAAAGAATTAATAATAGCCAATTCATGAAATCCAATCATAGGACCATAAACAGAATAATAAGAACCCATCTTAAATCGTTCTCTAAAGTGCACTTTAACAAAATTAACATTAAACTCTAAAACACTATTTGCATAAGATGTTTTTTTTAAATGTTCGATCAAAAACTTATCATGTATGGAAGACAAAATTCCATTAGAAACATTAATTATCTCTGGATTTGACACAACATTATAACTTAAAATTTTACCTTCCTTTAAATTAACATTAACAGTTCCCTGCTCACTACTGGCATTGCTAAAACTCTCCTCGGTTGGTTTTGATTTTGGAAATATAAAAAACAACTGTGGCACATACACAAATCCCTTAAAATCGGGACGAGGAAAAAGGACAATAAAATTAGATGAGGCTGAGAGACTTAAAATATGATTTACAATATCCAAAATCATTGATGTTACATTTTTCTTATCTAACATATAAATATCCTCATAAATAAAATTTTAAGGAATACGCGAGATTGCATTACCAATCTTACTATCATTTATATTACTCCCAAAAGACCCACCTTGAGAATTACGAGTTATTGCATCCGACAAAGCATTAATAGCATTCTCAACATTATTAAAATAAACACTTAAAGGATCTAAAACATTCCTCTCAAAATCCATACCACAAACCTGCTTTATTGAATCTCTAATTTCTATTAAAATCACATTTAAATCATTACAAACATCATTAAATTTTAAACTATCCAAGTCTAAATTGGTTCCCAAATTAGCTTCTGGTTCTATTTTTAAACTGGTTTTATCCACTACATCTTGCTCTGCATCTTCAGATTTCTCTTCATCACTATTCCAACCAATAATTTTCTTTAAATTGAAATCTTTTAACATTACATCTAACTTCGTACCAAATTGTGACATCAAAGTAGAAAAAAGATCTGAAGCTGAACCTCCCAAAGGTACTCCAAGAGAATTACCAAGAGAACCTTTGATATAATCTGTTCTCTTTTCTTTAATAGTAGCAAAACTTTTTGTTAATTGATTCTTAAGAGAAGACAAAATATCATCATTAAATAATTTATAAACAACAGAAACAGCATCATCATTATCATTTGGTTTCTGTTTACCCTTAAAATTACTTGCCAAATTAACCATTTCAAAAAACATTTTGGGTATATCTGTTACACTTTTCTGTTGATCATTAAACAATAGAGATTTAAAACCAGCCGTTTTGCGAATAAAATCATTAATATCCACCTGAGTATCAAATTTACCCGTACTTGCAAGCATGCTTTTAATTTTTTGAGTTTCAGATTTGTTATAAGTCACATCATTAATTCCCAATACAGAATCACCTTTGGTTTTAAAATCAAAATCACCAGGAAGCATATTTAAACGTGGCTTAGAAGCTGCATTTACATTTAAATATTTAAAAATATCTGAATATAACATATTTGATTTTATATTTGCATTTGAAACCAAATCTAAATTTGAATTTAAGCGTGGCAAATTATCATATAAGTTATTAGACTCCATAGGTAATAAAGGTATTAAAAAAGAATTTGAAACTAAAGGTTTAATTAAATTAAAATTATTTTCTTGATTGTCATTCTTTTCTCTAGACCTAAAAGGTTTCATACTTAAATCTTTAAAATTTAAATTTTTCATAGATTTTGGTGATTCAATTAAGTCAAAATCAATATTTGGTAATTTAGATTTTGATAATTTGGGCAAATAACTTATAAAATCATCACTAAAATCTTTGGCAAAGACTTTACCAAAATCTTTAGATTTAAAATCATTAGAGTTAGATATAGAAAAAAGAGAAGCTATTTGTTTTTTAAAAAAATCATTACTACCCATAAACTTTGATTTAAATTTTGATTTCAAATATTCATCTAACTCAATATTAAAATT encodes the following:
- the nrdI gene encoding class Ib ribonucleoside-diphosphate reductase assembly flavoprotein NrdI, whose product is MVYASKTGNIGRFISKTGLGNIFRIVTGDEIVEEPYVLLTYTIAFGKVPSEVDKFLEHNFKLMIGVAGSGNKNWGDSFCNAVNLIKDKYGVPEILKFELSGTSHDVKNFMERISDETLRVK
- the thyX gene encoding FAD-dependent thymidylate synthase; the protein is MHDHVDAAEEILDREYKVLDKGFLRLIDYMGSDERIVNSARVSYRDSKAKRDSAALIDYLIRNEHTSPFEQVVFTFHVKAPIFVARQWMRHRTSRINEVSGRYSLMREEFYVPLREDIKTQSLINKQGRSDEEIDIDVAISFLDGLDESYKNAYKIYDDMIKKDVSRELARITLPLSLYTEWYWQIDLNNLFRFIKLRSSGHAQKEIREYSNVLLDIVNLVVPLATSSFKKHILEGVMLSSEEVCEIRKALDLTKLNLSQKSLDRLKEKLNL
- a CDS encoding S2/P23 family protein — translated: MKKIIILLALFIIILSMASCFLDDQIDYSKVQLDQALSNIISKYNHNKLKDLQKENVEEEEEQTTFEVIEGQKEQCMCISCWLWCSCPKPKCYITWMKIKAKEIVDQDKKVIAALKDKLRYSYSVSPIKYNNNYSNYVMPLILFESMDENIEVTSFNLTDHKNLDFNNKGVLGGWIQGIPKVEKSSEEGYKNVYPYGILNAISPNGGEELISAFKSLYKNGKWDFMKAEIKVKDKTNNQESTHNILLDGKLFNEFIKTVINKHKGTTTANTKFQVPINN
- a CDS encoding S2/P23 family protein, producing the protein MIRIIIALLAIVSCSVQQNHNLEKQHKRFIQPTYNKFKHKRTPGNIDPDNDITKYQSEQLQIEEGSLDVCLQVTPHSWWPFSSNNCKITWIKNNFQKIIETDTQKESKLLQGKLHYTYIVAPIKSHDEYTKYVMPLILFASLVDYIEIISFKLKCRPNLNLDFEKGSMQNLRNRVADQVNKAVKAQGYKKAYLYGTINMLYPEGGKDLINAFKSQYKNGNWSFMEAEITIKDTLDHKTTTQSILLDSIMFNEFLKLVIKKHPDIKEANNQFRAPVD
- a CDS encoding BTA121 domain-containing protein surface lipoprotein, which gives rise to MKVLGNLLLFFVLFFCCKDEKYSGNFDLVYDSDDVAFRDIIDSDFDIGVNFDNVSLEKLISDFDLSNEEKQAVRFLRSALTDSTILDDMSHIRTYSDDEFYEFLVILNADKVKEAVADIVLTLKVRDEILDAIYEFADGNPRKDTFEIQLNVKEKEYLKTLKVACCGDSGYNGAYLALKLANHAGIFASLKRQVYDVLHSY
- a CDS encoding DUF777 family protein: MQSNYEISRRLGNLSEGLAFEDAKRYLQDNVFICRIGIVKKFDFEKQEGIVVIEEYEDLNIISRNISNLKLELVEGDRVVLLQSSINIFNESDNNYFDKHYFYILNALTLRNVGISVEKFKIDTKELDVTSEDSSLNLKNITCDGEHSKISLKSLVIEAGNIELKGNVYINGRLFESHTHSSGTITYINASGAPTLASGSTAGVS
- a CDS encoding DUF693 family protein, whose amino-acid sequence is MIRNCMLLFQYDFKIEFYDDVAFRDQRPKLVVETKNGVPVVNIVISNEYSCVGSLQWKKAQIRLFNVPLNFSKSLGQGDIVRIYYKKFASDDDLGYKFIISGYLGAPVDFECQNGDFISQYEVYLLSQDTFFNKKLDIKDYTGKSLKDAINLACPGQAIIYMSEQDRESIIYQSFYASTLREFIERLIGKYVQLIFVDIGDLDYKVDTKFVFINFNGFSSNQNYNKLENFVPLSSPQREVRFVGKSTINFWDAILLFTDKIKVGDPFQFIDRYGNIVKTVVHRTSAELNNVGKCVLRLSLYDESNVL
- a CDS encoding DUF792 family protein, yielding MLDKKNVTSMILDIVNHILSLSASSNFIVLFPRPDFKGFVYVPQLFFIFPKSKPTEESFSNASSEQGTVNVNLKEGKILSYNVVSNPEIINVSNGILSSIHDKFLIEHLKKTSYANSVLEFNVNFVKVHFRERFKMGSYYSVYGPMIGFHELAIINSLKFRDAAFIEEINVSLQIKILKTFNISTYKG